From the genome of Leptolyngbya sp. FACHB-261, one region includes:
- a CDS encoding filamentous hemagglutinin N-terminal domain-containing protein, which yields MAAHNGCKHGFRLSLASFLALTSGIVGVANSALAQVTADPSIGTSVRVNGTTYRITGGTTVGNRNLFHSFSRFDVPAGSIAYFQNASNIANILARVTGRTPSNIQGRIQSQGTANLFLINPAGIVFGAGAQLNIGGSFVATTANALGFPGGGEFSLTSPVDAASPLLSINPSAFLFSQIPAQPIRSVGATLSVSEGRSLLLLGGDIRLDNSILVAGSSEGGRIELGGVAGAGTVGLSATGNDLRLSFPDNLTRADVSLVNQSVLDVVAANGGSIAVDARNLNVSGGSRLVAGINTGQGSVNSQAGDIEIKVTDVLTVAGSGSEVGNFVYPNATGNSGDIKIAANAVSVTDRARLSASTFGQGSAGSVVINAQGAVSFNNGNASSSVEAGAKGEGADIRITADSVAVTDGAFLSAITRGTGRAGSVEIAAQGAATFNNGRAFSNVEAGGVGVGGDIRITAGSVAVTDGAQLNAVTRGTGRAGNVQIDAEGPVSFSGVGSNGVRSGAFGRLEAGGVGEGGDIRITADSVSVTDGARLSAETLSKGDAGSVEIAAQRAVTFDNGTASSNVEAGGVGEGGDIRITAGSVSVTGGSRLSAVTRGRGRAGNVEITAREAVSFSGVGSNGLRSAAGSSVEAGGVGVGGDIRITAGSVAVTDGAFLSAVTRGRGRAGNVVIGAQEAVSFSGVGSNGVISGAFSSVEEGGVGVGGDIRITADSVAVTDGAVLAARTRGRGKAGNVEIAAQGAVTFDNGRAFSNVEVGGVGVGGDIGITAGSVSVTDGAQLNAITRGRGRAGNVEIDAEGPVSFSGVGSNGRSSAAGSSVEAGGVGAGGNIRITAGSASVTDGAFLSAVTRGRGRAGSVVIDAEGAVSFSGVGSNGRRSAAGSSVEADGVGAGGNIRITASSVSVMDRAFLSARSSGAGNAGKILINARDILQMNNGNISTAAAVDEGGDIDITAGDILLRNDSNITTFVNSGPGGGGNITLNADSILAFDDSDIVALAQGGRGGNVILNTSAFFGFRYQPAPPGTDPFTLDRNGRVDINAAGRLASGSILLPDTNFLQNSLTQLPANLIDTSTLLANSCIAHSDQQSGQFTVTGAGGLPVLPNDLSSSTFETYTVPSSNNSLEINNRPWQVGDPIEEPDAAYHLSNGQVVLSRKCF from the coding sequence GTGGCTGCTCATAATGGGTGTAAACACGGTTTTCGGTTGAGTCTAGCCAGTTTTCTAGCCTTGACTTCAGGAATTGTTGGAGTAGCAAACAGTGCTCTTGCTCAAGTCACTGCTGACCCCTCAATAGGAACCTCGGTCAGGGTTAATGGCACAACTTATCGAATCACCGGTGGCACAACCGTTGGCAACAGAAACTTGTTCCACAGCTTCAGTCGCTTTGATGTCCCAGCTGGCAGCATTGCATACTTTCAAAATGCCTCCAACATTGCTAACATCCTGGCTCGAGTCACAGGCAGAACCCCGTCAAACATTCAGGGTCGAATCCAATCTCAAGGAACTGCCAATCTCTTTTTGATCAATCCTGCTGGCATTGTCTTTGGAGCTGGTGCTCAACTCAATATTGGCGGTTCATTTGTTGCGACAACTGCAAATGCCCTTGGCTTTCCTGGTGGCGGAGAATTCTCTCTGACTTCACCGGTTGATGCTGCTAGTCCTTTACTGTCGATCAATCCTTCAGCTTTTCTGTTCAGCCAAATTCCTGCTCAGCCGATTCGATCTGTAGGTGCGACGCTAAGTGTTTCTGAAGGCCGTAGCTTGCTGTTATTAGGGGGCGATATTCGTTTAGACAACAGCATTCTGGTTGCTGGGAGTTCTGAGGGAGGACGAATTGAATTGGGAGGAGTGGCAGGAGCAGGAACCGTTGGGCTAAGTGCCACTGGTAATGATTTGCGTTTGAGTTTCCCTGATAATCTCACCCGTGCAGATGTGTCCCTTGTTAACCAATCTGTATTAGATGTTGTTGCTGCAAACGGTGGCAGTATTGCTGTTGATGCACGAAATCTCAATGTCTCAGGTGGTAGTCGCCTCGTAGCAGGAATAAACACAGGGCAAGGTTCTGTTAATAGTCAGGCTGGAGACATTGAAATCAAAGTTACTGACGTCCTAACTGTTGCTGGCTCAGGAAGTGAAGTCGGAAACTTTGTCTATCCCAACGCTACTGGTAATAGTGGCGATATCAAGATTGCCGCCAATGCTGTATCTGTCACTGATAGGGCTCGATTGAGTGCCAGTACCTTTGGTCAAGGTAGCGCTGGCAGCGTTGTGATTAACGCTCAAGGGGCAGTGAGTTTCAACAACGGAAATGCCTCCAGCAGTGTGGAAGCGGGAGCAAAGGGAGAGGGAGCAGACATTCGCATCACTGCTGACTCTGTAGCGGTAACGGATGGAGCTTTCCTAAGTGCGATTACCAGAGGTACAGGCAGAGCAGGGAGTGTGGAGATTGCTGCTCAAGGGGCAGCCACATTCAATAACGGGAGAGCCTTTAGCAATGTAGAAGCGGGTGGAGTCGGAGTCGGAGGAGACATCCGCATCACTGCTGGCTCTGTTGCTGTCACTGACGGGGCTCAACTGAATGCCGTTACCAGAGGTACAGGCAGAGCAGGGAATGTGCAGATTGACGCCGAAGGGCCAGTGAGTTTCAGTGGCGTCGGCAGTAACGGAGTCAGGAGTGGGGCCTTTGGCAGGTTGGAAGCGGGCGGAGTCGGAGAGGGAGGAGATATCCGCATCACTGCTGACTCTGTATCTGTCACAGATGGGGCTCGATTAAGTGCTGAAACCTTGAGCAAGGGAGATGCAGGCAGTGTGGAAATTGCCGCTCAAAGGGCAGTCACATTCGATAACGGCACTGCCTCCAGCAACGTGGAAGCGGGCGGAGTCGGAGAGGGAGGAGACATCCGTATCACAGCTGGCTCTGTGTCTGTCACAGGTGGGTCCCGATTGAGTGCTGTTACTCGCGGCAGAGGTAGAGCAGGCAATGTCGAAATTACTGCTCGGGAGGCAGTGAGCTTCAGTGGCGTCGGCAGCAATGGACTCAGGAGTGCGGCTGGTAGCAGTGTGGAAGCAGGCGGAGTCGGAGTCGGAGGAGACATCCGCATCACGGCTGGCTCTGTAGCGGTGACCGATGGCGCCTTCTTAAGTGCCGTTACCCGAGGTAGAGGCAGAGCAGGAAATGTCGTGATTGGTGCTCAAGAGGCAGTGAGTTTCAGTGGCGTCGGCAGCAATGGGGTCATTAGTGGGGCCTTCAGCAGTGTGGAAGAGGGCGGAGTCGGAGTCGGAGGAGACATCCGCATCACTGCTGACTCTGTTGCTGTCACAGATGGAGCTGTGCTGGCTGCCAGAACCAGAGGCAGAGGCAAAGCTGGCAATGTGGAAATTGCTGCTCAAGGGGCAGTCACATTTGATAACGGGAGGGCCTTTAGCAATGTGGAAGTGGGCGGAGTCGGAGTCGGAGGGGACATCGGCATCACTGCTGGCTCTGTGTCTGTCACAGACGGGGCTCAACTGAATGCCATTACCAGAGGCAGAGGCAGAGCCGGGAATGTAGAGATTGATGCCGAAGGGCCAGTGAGTTTCAGTGGTGTCGGTAGCAATGGACGTAGTAGTGCAGCGGGCAGCAGCGTGGAAGCGGGCGGAGTGGGAGCGGGCGGAAACATCCGCATCACTGCTGGCTCTGCATCTGTCACGGATGGCGCCTTCCTAAGTGCCGTTACCAGAGGTAGAGGCAGAGCAGGCAGTGTCGTAATTGACGCTGAAGGGGCAGTGAGTTTCAGTGGTGTCGGCAGCAATGGACGCAGGAGTGCAGCTGGTAGCAGTGTGGAAGCGGACGGAGTGGGAGCGGGCGGAAACATCCGCATCACTGCCAGCTCTGTGTCTGTCATGGATCGAGCTTTCCTAAGTGCCAGAAGTTCTGGCGCGGGAAACGCAGGCAAGATCTTGATCAACGCCCGCGACATTCTACAGATGAATAACGGCAACATCTCAACAGCTGCCGCTGTTGACGAAGGTGGCGACATCGACATAACGGCTGGCGATATTCTCTTGAGAAATGACAGTAACATCACCACCTTCGTCAACAGCGGCCCAGGCGGTGGCGGCAATATTACGCTAAATGCGGACTCAATCTTGGCCTTCGATGACAGTGATATTGTGGCCCTTGCTCAAGGTGGTCGAGGCGGCAACGTTATCCTCAACACCTCCGCTTTCTTCGGCTTCCGCTATCAACCCGCTCCTCCTGGCACAGATCCTTTCACACTCGACCGCAATGGCCGAGTTGATATCAACGCCGCAGGTAGGCTTGCCTCTGGGAGCATTCTCTTACCGGATACCAACTTTTTGCAAAACAGCCTGACGCAGCTACCGGCTAATCTAATTGACACCAGCACTCTGCTCGCCAACAGCTGCATTGCCCATAGCGATCAGCAAAGTGGTCAATTCACTGTGACAGGTGCAGGCGGTCTACCGGTACTTCCAAATGACTTATCAAGCTCAACCTTTGAAACCTACACAGTCCCCTCCTCTAATAACAGCCTAGAAATCAACAATCGGCCCTGGCAAGTGGGCGACCCAATCGAGGAGCCGGATGCCGCTTATCACTTAAGCAACGGTCAGGTTGTCTTGAGCCGCAAATGTTTTTAA
- a CDS encoding peptidylprolyl isomerase, translated as MMTVTNQMIPLLASYRMLPQLFRELCIDRAIANIDCTPEEIANACQQFNEQNQLESETARQAWLEQHCLTLEQLETLATRNLRIEKFKQVTWGHRLESYFLQRRQDFDQVIYSLIRTRDPGVAHELYFRIQAGEQTFAELARQYSEGPEAETGGINGPGELKALPAVLARVLSVSRPGQLWLPFRLAEWFVVVRLEKLVRARLDETMRQRLLDELFENWLQEQLQQTGPEALVQLAA; from the coding sequence ATGATGACTGTTACGAATCAGATGATTCCTTTGTTGGCCAGCTACCGGATGCTGCCTCAACTGTTCCGCGAACTGTGCATTGACCGGGCGATTGCTAATATCGATTGCACGCCTGAAGAGATAGCTAACGCTTGTCAGCAGTTTAATGAGCAAAATCAGCTTGAGTCTGAAACTGCTCGTCAAGCTTGGCTAGAGCAACACTGTCTAACCCTGGAGCAACTAGAAACTTTAGCAACTCGGAACTTGCGCATTGAGAAGTTCAAGCAGGTGACTTGGGGGCACCGCCTAGAGTCCTATTTCCTACAACGCAGGCAAGACTTTGACCAGGTGATCTACTCTCTGATTCGCACTCGCGATCCGGGTGTTGCCCACGAGCTTTATTTTCGGATTCAGGCAGGGGAGCAGACTTTTGCTGAGCTGGCCCGCCAATACTCCGAAGGACCAGAGGCTGAGACCGGCGGCATCAATGGTCCGGGTGAACTCAAGGCGCTGCCCGCTGTCCTTGCGCGGGTTCTTTCGGTGAGCCGACCAGGACAACTCTGGTTGCCCTTCCGCTTGGCTGAATGGTTTGTGGTTGTGCGTTTAGAAAAGCTGGTCCGTGCTCGGCTCGATGAAACGATGCGTCAGCGCTTACTAGATGAGCTGTTTGAAAATTGGCTGCAAGAGCAGCTTCAGCAAACAGGGCCGGAAGCGCTTGTGCAACTGGCTGCCTAA
- a CDS encoding calcium-binding protein produces the protein MSMNETGLQGLPIQIPDDFSLPIPAPIPFPQPQPLPIPVAGIYLSGGEGDDALEGSVGNDTIEGNRGNDTLRGNGGDDQLFGGRADDVIGGDLGNDALWGGSGNDFLNGGSGQDLLFGNSGNDTLVGGFDTDILKGGDGNDLLFGEEGSDILLGDKNDDTLHGGLGNDSLMGGEGADLLFGNGGEDQLVGGYGDDTLYGVFGNDMIEGGKGNDVIVGTFGGVANPGLGEVDQLTGGTGQDRFVLGDSTHAYYDDNNALAPGLTDYALITDFSAEQDLIQLRGAAANYSLEVSSWGIGSAAADTAIYLNQPNGQPGELIALVSDVSELSLNSNYFNFV, from the coding sequence ATGTCAATGAATGAAACCGGGTTACAAGGTCTTCCCATTCAGATACCTGACGATTTTAGTTTGCCTATCCCAGCTCCTATTCCATTTCCTCAGCCCCAGCCCTTGCCTATTCCAGTAGCAGGTATTTATTTGAGCGGTGGCGAGGGTGACGATGCGTTAGAAGGCAGCGTAGGCAACGACACCATCGAGGGAAATCGAGGCAATGATACGCTGCGCGGCAATGGCGGTGATGATCAACTGTTCGGTGGTAGAGCTGATGATGTTATAGGCGGTGATTTAGGCAATGACGCTTTGTGGGGAGGCAGTGGCAACGATTTCTTAAATGGTGGTAGCGGTCAAGACCTCCTGTTTGGAAATAGTGGCAATGATACTTTAGTCGGCGGTTTCGATACCGATATCTTGAAAGGCGGTGATGGTAACGACCTTTTATTCGGCGAAGAAGGCAGTGACATTCTATTGGGCGATAAGAACGACGATACGCTTCATGGAGGACTCGGCAACGACAGTTTAATGGGGGGTGAGGGAGCTGATCTTCTCTTTGGTAACGGTGGCGAAGATCAACTAGTGGGAGGGTACGGTGATGACACACTGTACGGCGTCTTCGGCAATGACATGATCGAAGGCGGCAAAGGTAATGATGTCATCGTCGGCACGTTTGGCGGTGTTGCTAACCCTGGTTTAGGCGAAGTTGATCAGCTCACCGGGGGAACGGGTCAGGATCGTTTTGTGCTGGGAGACAGTACCCATGCTTATTACGATGACAATAACGCCTTGGCACCTGGCCTAACTGACTACGCACTGATTACCGACTTCAGTGCTGAGCAAGACTTAATTCAGTTGAGAGGTGCAGCAGCTAACTATAGTTTGGAAGTGAGTTCATGGGGCATCGGTTCAGCGGCAGCGGATACTGCTATCTATCTCAATCAGCCTAATGGTCAACCAGGGGAGTTAATTGCTCTGGTGAGTGATGTATCTGAGCTAAGCCTCAACAGTAATTACTTCAACTTTGTGTAA
- a CDS encoding filamentous hemagglutinin N-terminal domain-containing protein, translating to MIAHNWLTHVLPLGLAGSLALTGWFGGCKSASAQNITLDGTLGPARTLNGPRYLIRQADGQTVGSNLFHSFGKFGLNIGERVDFQSAANIRNILSRVTGGSASYINGLIFTESASVNLFLINPSGIIFGPNAQLDVGYLNRGSFVATTLDSLIWPDGSQFSASNPGGPSSLLSIVGDPSGFISSLKPPRPITVSSTGEGFSVYPSQSLLLLGGDVTLDGSFLGAAGGRIELAGIAEPGEVGLDTADNNLSLRFPNAATRSDVSLTNQASVIVSGEGGGSVQIQGRKVTLEGGSSVVSNTLGSLEGGEVSIRANQLIVQGGSGVGINTNGEGRGGTLTVTASDFVELSGVGSNGFPGGLFVQTAGPGDSGNLAITTGDLIVRDGAQIEVGTAPSSTGRGGTLTINASNNVEVLGGTEQFPSVLSVDTRGTEDAGNLTITSRNLIVRDGAYVSASTLGSGDGGNLTIRTSESVEVNGTSSEASGSAPSGLYVNTDGTGAGGNLLVQTRNLIVQDRATISAQAGDNDGSLRVTGPAGNLLIEAERVWIAGGAQVQAGTFSEGRGGTLTVNASDAIEIIGTDGGGSPSGLFTATYGAADAGNLTLTTDQLRVRDGGTVSTSTAAILGRGRGGDLTIRASEIEVVGSSNNGEQGYFSSSLLAETGRLLDTVSGLEPALGGNLRLNTERLTIRNGGRVSTETFGLAGRAGDLTVVASEVIRVLGQDSDGNISSLTTRTTSTGDAGNLTIRTGRLTIQGGAAVTTSTSGYNPSLQTLTRGRGGILDVTAADSVEVIGVNSGLVSLSLLSTGDAGSLAIRTGRLIIRDGATVSTSSIGTGRGGDLDITASDSVEVSGSGVSSSNLLGLAQFTRASSLSTEATSLKDAGNLTINTGRLIVRDGAEVSANTQGLGSGGNIRIQANSLSLLNNAGISSRSGTDQGSAVTTPGNAGNVFINIRDTLYANNSVISTTAAKSSGGAVSISAGNIRLDGDSDITTFVSSGAGGGGNITLNADTILAFNDSDILAFARDGRGGNITLDTPVFFGFRYQPASSGTAPDTLNGNGRVDVNATGRVSSGIITLPDTTFLQNSLTQLPANLIDTNTLLANSCIARSNQQSGRFTITGAGGLPALPNDLSSSTFETYTVPSTSNSPTSSHRPWQMGDPVVEPQGLYRLGNGQLVLSRECQ from the coding sequence GTGATTGCTCATAACTGGCTCACTCACGTTTTGCCTTTAGGTTTAGCAGGCTCTTTGGCTTTAACGGGATGGTTTGGAGGCTGTAAAAGTGCTTCAGCCCAGAATATTACCCTAGATGGCACGCTTGGACCTGCTCGAACTCTTAATGGTCCTAGGTACCTGATTCGACAAGCTGATGGCCAAACAGTTGGCAGCAATCTTTTTCACAGCTTTGGCAAGTTTGGACTCAATATAGGTGAGCGAGTTGATTTTCAAAGTGCAGCGAATATCAGAAACATTCTGTCTCGTGTGACGGGTGGTTCTGCTTCATATATCAATGGCTTGATTTTCACTGAAAGCGCCAGTGTCAATCTGTTTCTAATCAATCCAAGCGGCATCATCTTTGGTCCTAATGCTCAACTGGACGTAGGTTATTTAAACCGAGGTTCATTTGTCGCTACGACCTTAGATTCTCTAATCTGGCCGGATGGTAGCCAGTTCAGTGCAAGCAATCCAGGCGGTCCTAGCAGCTTACTGTCTATCGTCGGCGATCCAAGCGGCTTCATCTCTTCACTAAAACCACCCCGTCCAATAACAGTCAGTTCAACTGGAGAAGGCTTCTCGGTCTATCCCAGCCAAAGTTTGTTGCTACTGGGGGGCGATGTGACTTTAGATGGCAGCTTTTTAGGAGCTGCTGGAGGTCGAATTGAGCTGGCAGGAATAGCAGAACCAGGCGAGGTAGGGCTGGACACTGCTGACAACAATCTCAGCCTAAGATTTCCCAATGCTGCAACCCGATCGGATGTCTCACTGACAAACCAAGCTTCAGTGATAGTGAGCGGTGAAGGCGGAGGCAGTGTTCAGATCCAGGGAAGGAAAGTGACACTTGAAGGCGGTTCAAGTGTTGTATCCAATACCTTAGGTTCGTTAGAGGGAGGAGAAGTTTCTATTCGGGCCAATCAGTTAATTGTTCAAGGCGGTTCAGGAGTAGGAATCAATACTAATGGTGAGGGCCGTGGTGGAACTTTAACTGTGACTGCTTCAGATTTTGTAGAGCTTTCAGGAGTGGGATCGAACGGCTTTCCTGGGGGCTTATTTGTACAAACGGCAGGGCCTGGGGATTCAGGAAACTTAGCAATCACAACTGGAGATTTAATTGTTCGAGATGGGGCACAAATAGAAGTAGGTACTGCTCCTAGTAGCACTGGTCGAGGTGGAACTTTGACGATCAATGCTTCCAACAATGTGGAAGTGTTGGGAGGAACCGAACAGTTTCCTAGCGTCTTATCAGTGGATACGAGAGGAACTGAAGATGCAGGAAATCTAACGATCACAAGCCGAAACCTAATCGTGCGTGATGGTGCCTATGTATCAGCTTCAACTCTTGGTTCAGGAGATGGAGGAAATCTAACAATTCGCACCTCCGAGTCTGTAGAAGTTAATGGAACCTCATCAGAAGCTTCAGGCTCTGCTCCCAGTGGTTTATATGTGAATACTGACGGTACGGGAGCGGGTGGAAATCTGCTAGTTCAAACCAGAAACTTGATTGTTCAAGATAGAGCAACGATATCGGCTCAAGCTGGTGATAATGACGGAAGCCTCAGAGTCACAGGGCCTGCAGGAAACTTATTAATCGAAGCTGAGCGCGTGTGGATTGCCGGTGGAGCGCAGGTGCAAGCTGGTACGTTCAGCGAGGGGCGAGGCGGAACTTTGACTGTGAATGCCTCTGATGCCATAGAGATCATTGGTACGGATGGAGGAGGCAGCCCTAGTGGCTTATTCACCGCAACTTACGGTGCTGCAGATGCTGGAAACCTCACCCTTACAACAGACCAACTGAGGGTTCGAGATGGGGGAACAGTATCAACCTCTACGGCTGCAATTTTAGGTCGAGGCCGAGGTGGAGATTTAACGATTAGGGCTTCTGAAATAGAAGTAGTTGGCAGCTCAAACAATGGCGAGCAGGGTTATTTTTCCAGTAGTCTGCTGGCAGAGACAGGGCGTCTGCTGGATACTGTCTCTGGTCTAGAGCCAGCGCTTGGAGGAAATCTTAGGCTCAATACCGAGCGGCTAACCATTCGTAATGGCGGTAGAGTATCAACCGAAACCTTTGGCCTAGCAGGGCGAGCCGGTGATTTGACTGTAGTCGCCTCAGAAGTTATCAGGGTATTGGGTCAAGACTCGGATGGAAATATCAGCAGCTTGACAACAAGAACAACAAGTACTGGAGATGCAGGAAACCTAACGATTCGAACAGGACGACTCACGATTCAAGGTGGAGCGGCAGTAACTACAAGCACTTCAGGTTACAACCCTTCGCTTCAAACTCTCACGAGAGGCCGAGGAGGAATCCTAGATGTTACTGCCGCTGATTCCGTAGAGGTGATCGGGGTAAACAGCGGTTTGGTAAGTCTTTCCCTACTGTCCACCGGAGATGCGGGTAGCTTAGCAATTCGGACTGGGCGGTTAATCATTCGTGACGGAGCAACGGTATCTACTTCCTCCATCGGTACAGGGCGAGGTGGAGATTTAGACATTACCGCCTCTGATTCTGTAGAGGTGAGTGGAAGCGGTGTTTCCTCAAGCAACCTACTAGGGCTTGCGCAGTTTACTCGTGCTAGCAGCCTGTCCACCGAGGCAACTAGTCTCAAAGATGCTGGCAATTTGACCATTAATACTGGTCGGTTAATTGTCCGAGACGGAGCAGAAGTGTCGGCAAATACGCAGGGCTTGGGAAGCGGTGGAAATATCCGAATACAGGCTAATTCCCTGTCTTTACTTAATAATGCAGGCATCAGTAGCCGCAGCGGAACTGATCAAGGCAGCGCAGTGACAACTCCTGGTAACGCAGGTAATGTTTTCATCAACATCCGAGATACTTTGTACGCTAATAACAGCGTAATCTCAACAACTGCTGCCAAATCTTCAGGAGGTGCTGTTAGCATCAGCGCTGGCAATATTCGCCTTGATGGTGACAGTGATATCACTACCTTTGTCTCTAGTGGTGCAGGTGGTGGTGGCAACATTACTTTAAACGCTGACACTATCTTGGCCTTTAATGACAGCGATATCCTTGCCTTCGCCCGTGATGGTCGAGGCGGCAATATTACCCTTGATACTCCAGTCTTCTTCGGTTTCCGCTATCAGCCTGCTTCTTCAGGAACTGCCCCCGATACCCTGAATGGCAATGGTCGCGTTGATGTCAACGCCACTGGTCGGGTTAGCTCTGGAATTATTACTCTCCCTGATACCACCTTTCTACAGAACAGCTTGACGCAGCTACCCGCTAATCTAATTGACACTAATACTCTGCTAGCGAATAGCTGTATCGCTCGTAGCAATCAGCAAAGTGGCAGATTCACCATCACAGGAGCAGGAGGTCTACCCGCACTGCCGAACGACTTATCAAGCTCTACCTTTGAAACCTATACCGTACCCTCTACCAGCAACAGCCCAACCAGCAGTCATCGCCCCTGGCAGATGGGTGACCCCGTTGTCGAGCCACAGGGTCTGTATCGATTGGGGAATGGGCAGTTAGTTCTGAGCCGGGAATGCCAATGA
- a CDS encoding ATP-binding cassette domain-containing protein has protein sequence MELLVDIQKKLPGFTLEVSFRTGDKPLGLLGASGAGKSMVLRCIAGIETPTRGRIVLNGRVLFDSQKRINLPSRDRNIGFLFQNYALFPHLTVAQNVGFGLQKLPKAEQERRIAEQLALVQLQGLETRYPHQLSGGQQQRVALARALAIEPEALLLDEPFSALDTHLRSQVEKQLSVTLNSYRGVTLFVTHTLEEAYRVCQNLLILSQGKVIADGPKQAIFERPATYTVAQLTGCKNFSRARSLSPQWIEALDWDCSLRVVEPLPDGLSYIGIRAHHLTFTDSPDQDNTFPCWLIQASETPHRFTLYLKLNTPPHHAEDYHLQAEVFKDKWALIKNQPLPWRVRLEPMRLFLMQAEPGEVAERN, from the coding sequence GTGGAACTTCTCGTTGATATTCAAAAGAAACTGCCCGGTTTTACATTAGAAGTTTCCTTTCGCACTGGTGACAAGCCGCTGGGATTGCTGGGTGCTTCTGGTGCGGGCAAAAGCATGGTTCTCCGCTGCATTGCAGGTATTGAAACACCAACACGGGGCAGAATCGTCCTCAATGGTCGCGTTTTGTTCGACTCGCAAAAGCGCATCAATTTACCTAGCCGAGACCGCAATATTGGTTTTCTGTTTCAGAACTACGCACTCTTTCCTCACCTGACCGTTGCCCAGAATGTGGGCTTTGGCTTACAGAAGTTACCCAAGGCAGAGCAGGAGCGACGCATCGCTGAACAATTGGCTTTGGTGCAATTGCAGGGGCTAGAAACGCGCTATCCACATCAACTTTCTGGTGGTCAGCAACAGCGGGTAGCCCTGGCTCGGGCTTTGGCAATTGAACCGGAGGCTTTGTTACTGGATGAGCCCTTTTCGGCGCTGGATACTCATTTGCGCAGCCAGGTTGAGAAGCAGCTCAGCGTAACTCTGAACAGCTATCGCGGCGTGACTTTGTTTGTGACCCATACCTTAGAAGAAGCCTATCGAGTTTGTCAGAATTTGCTAATTCTCTCGCAGGGAAAAGTGATCGCTGATGGTCCTAAGCAAGCCATTTTTGAGCGGCCAGCCACTTATACGGTGGCTCAACTGACTGGCTGCAAAAACTTCTCACGTGCTCGGTCACTGTCGCCGCAATGGATTGAGGCTTTGGATTGGGACTGTAGTTTGCGGGTGGTTGAACCTCTGCCTGATGGCCTCAGTTATATCGGCATTCGCGCTCATCATTTGACTTTCACCGATAGCCCAGACCAAGACAACACCTTCCCTTGCTGGCTGATTCAAGCGAGCGAAACGCCCCATCGCTTTACGCTGTATCTGAAGCTGAACACGCCACCTCATCATGCTGAGGACTATCACTTGCAAGCGGAAGTGTTTAAGGACAAGTGGGCCTTGATCAAGAATCAACCGTTGCCCTGGCGAGTGCGTCTGGAGCCAATGCGTTTGTTTCTGATGCAGGCTGAACCTGGAGAAGTGGCCGAGCGGAATTGA
- the modB gene encoding molybdate ABC transporter permease subunit: MALDLSPLWLSLKTTLTATLITFFLGLAAAYWMTSYRGKARGLIDGLLTSPLVLPPTVVGFILLLLFGRNGPLGKLLELVGVTIIFSWPATVIAATVVAFPLMYRTALGAFEQIDPNLLAVARTLGASEWMTFWRVALPSAWPGILAGTILAFARALGEFGATLMLAGNIPGQTQTMPLAIFFASEGGDLQQAMFWVLLILVLSSGVIIALNYWSQPRRFLMTQARRG, from the coding sequence ATGGCATTGGATCTATCGCCCCTGTGGCTCTCGCTAAAGACAACTCTGACGGCAACTCTGATTACTTTCTTTCTGGGATTGGCCGCAGCCTATTGGATGACCAGCTATCGGGGTAAGGCTAGGGGGCTGATTGATGGCCTGCTCACGTCGCCCCTGGTGTTGCCGCCGACTGTGGTGGGTTTTATTTTGTTGCTCTTGTTTGGTAGAAATGGTCCCCTCGGCAAGTTGCTGGAGCTGGTGGGCGTAACGATTATTTTTTCCTGGCCTGCGACCGTCATTGCGGCTACGGTGGTTGCTTTTCCTTTAATGTACCGCACGGCACTGGGTGCGTTTGAGCAAATCGATCCTAATTTGTTGGCAGTGGCGCGTACTTTAGGGGCTTCTGAATGGATGACTTTCTGGCGGGTGGCATTGCCCTCAGCTTGGCCAGGAATTTTGGCGGGTACTATCCTGGCCTTTGCCCGTGCTCTGGGTGAATTCGGAGCCACGTTGATGCTGGCGGGCAACATTCCTGGCCAAACTCAAACCATGCCTCTAGCCATTTTCTTTGCCTCAGAAGGAGGCGATTTGCAACAGGCCATGTTTTGGGTGCTGCTCATTTTGGTGCTGTCATCGGGGGTGATTATTGCCTTGAATTACTGGTCTCAGCCTCGTCGCTTTTTGATGACTCAAGCACGGAGAGGCTAG